The Daucus carota subsp. sativus chromosome 2, DH1 v3.0, whole genome shotgun sequence genome includes a window with the following:
- the LOC108206387 gene encoding large ribosomal subunit protein bL28m produces the protein MAFRSKEMMKKLIKKIGGEKKLAPGVKESLEKSIPNSRVVMGRAHRGLFAGRHIQYGNNVSEKGGNTTRRFWKPNVQEKRLFSYILDRQVRVKVTTHAIRCIDKAGGIDEYLLKTPYNKMDTEMGLLWKAKIEKMYEELGEKEVVFFSPEDEAKFEEKFKELNSAKKTHRRDARRQLYGWSGNSKQTEVGPEEGVPDDEGSEDYLIANS, from the exons ATGGCGTTCAGATCGAAGGAAATGATGAAGAAGCTAATTAAAAAGATAGGAGGCGAGAAGAAATTAGCACCCGGCGTCAAAGAGTCACTGGAGAAATCCATTCCCAATAGCAGGGTGGTTATGGGTAGGGCCCACCGGGGACTCTTCGCCGGCCGTCATATTCAGTACGGCAATAATGTCAGTGAGAAAGGTGGAAACAC GACAAGGAGATTTTGGAAACCTAATGTACAAGAGAAGCGGCTGTTTAGTTACATATTAGATCGTCAAGTTCGTGTAAAAGTAACAACTCATGCCATTCGTTGCATAGATAAGGCAGGTGGGATTGATGAATACCTGCTCAAGACACCATACAATAAGATGGACACTGAAATGGGCCTCTTGTGGAAGGCCAAAATAGAGAAAATGTATGAAGAACTCGGAGAGAAGGAGGTTGTCTTTTTCTCACCCGAGGATGAAGCCAAGTTTGAAGAAAAGTTCAAAGAACTTAACTCAGCTAAAAAGACACATAGACGAGATGCCAGGAGACAGCTTTATGGTTGGTCAGGTAATTCAAAGCAAACCGAAGTAGGACCTGAGGAAGGAGTTCCGGATGATGAAGGGTCCGAGGATTATTTGATTGCCAACTCATGA
- the LOC108206269 gene encoding protein ALTERED PHOSPHATE STARVATION RESPONSE 1 translates to MGCAQSKIDNEESVSRCKERRNFMKEAVTARNAFASGHSGYAVALKNTGAALSDYAQGEGQEQDHLVQLGPIDPPSLVSKPPPPPMMDHGLPPPPPPLPSFSPATPLQRSVTMPVFSKDIRKMDSVEIVEEVEEKEGEEAGGLELRKRRNGVVGKEETPPRTPVAPPPPDSKGMAWDYFFMVDNMHGQMEDVREEEEEEEGEDDDFDERYSEHEIQNHNNHDTKNHDNGMVGGKFSEVSEPKTPEKVVMEGFTTEEEETPVMVGLKEKQFMHSNTAPPDMRRMPGNYSKGGAGHSSVNLLKILGDIDDHFLKASECAQEVSKMLEATRLHYHSNFADNRGHIDHAARVMRVITWNKSFRGIPNGEGGKDSYDAEEYETHATVLDKLLAWEKKLYEEVKAGELMKLEYQRKVGQLNKLKKRGASSESLEKTKAAVSHLHTRYIVDMQSLDSTVSEVNHIRDDQLYPKLVALVEETTKMWDSMNLHHQSQLKIVEDLKSLDLAGNPREAGGYIRETSRHHHERTIQLWNVVQEWHLQFDKLVTNQKQYIQALNSWLKLNLIPIESNLKEKVSSPPRTQNPPIQPLLISWHDLLEKLPDEIAKTAIASFSAVIKAIIVHQEDEMKLKEKCEETRKEYLRKNQAFEDWYQKYMQRRTPPDDFDPDKGVETDPKDPIVERQFQVESLKKKLDEEVEAHQKHCIQVRDKSLGSLKIRLPELFRAMSDYTYSCMQGYENLRSTIAQSTRPNGSSQ, encoded by the exons ATGGGTTGTGCTCAATCCAAGATTGACAATGAAGAATCAGTGTCAAGATGTAAAGAGAGGAGGAACTTTATGAAAGAGGCTGTTACTGCTCGAAATGCATTTGCTTCTGGTCATTCTGGGTATGCTGTTGCTTTGAAGAACACTGGTGCTGCTTTGAGTGATTATGCTCAGGGTGAGGGTCAAGAGCAAGACCATCTTGTTCAATTAGGTCCCATTGATCCTCCTTCGCTTGTTTCGAAACCCCCTCCTCCTCCTATGATGGATCATGGCCTTCCTCCTCCGCCTCCACCGCTGCCTAGCTTCTCTCCTGCCACGCCTTTGCAGCGGTCTGTGACAATGCCGGTGTTTTCCAAGGATATTAGGAAGATGGATAGTGTGGAGATTGTGGAGGAGGTGGAGGAAAAGGAAGGGGAGGAGGCTGGGGGGTTGGAGTTGAGGAAGAGGAGAAATGGTGTTGTGGGGAAGGAGGAGACACCGCCTAGGACTCCGGTGGCACCACCTCCACCTGATTCGAAAGGGATGGCTTGGGATTATTTCTTTATGGTTGATAATATGCATGGACAAATGGAGGATGTTAGAGAGGAGGAGGAAGAGGAAGAAGGTGaagatgatgattttgatgagagATATAGTGAGCATGAGattcaaaatcataataatcatgATACTAAGAATCATGATAATGGTATGGTGGGTGGGAAATTTAGTGAGGTGAGTGAGCCTAAAACGCCAGAGAAGGTGGTGATGGAAGGGTTCACTACCGAGGAGGAGGAGACACCAGTGATGGTAGGGTTAAAGGAAAAACAGTTTATGCATTCTAACACTGCTCCTCCTGATATGCGGCGAATGCCAGGAAATTATAGTAAAGGTGGGGCTGGCCATTCTAGTGTAAACTTGTTGAAGATATTGGGTGATATTGATGATCATTTCTTGAAGGCGTCTGAATGTGCACAAGAGGTGTCAAAGATGCTTGAGGCAACTAGATTGCATTATCACTCCAATTTTGCTGATAATCGAG GACACATTGACCACGCAGCAAGGGTAATGCGTGTTATTACGTGGAACAAATCATTTAGAGGAATACCAAATGGTGAAGGTGGGAAAGATAGTTATGATGCCGAGGAATACGAGACTCATGCCACTGTTTTGGATAAGTTACTGGCGTGGGAGAAGAAGCTTTATGAGGAAGTGAAG GCTGGTGAGCTTATGAAGCTTGAGTATCAGAGAAAAGTGGGCCAGCTGAACAAGCTGAAAAAACGTGGTGCTAGTTCTGAATCATTGGAGAAGACAAAGGCTGCTGTAAGTCATTTACACACAAGATACATAGTTGATATGCAGAGTTTGGATTCAACAGTTTCAGAAGTAAACCATATACGCGACGATCAGCTATACCCAAAACTTGTCGCTCTTGTTGAGGA gacTACCAAGATGTGGGATTCCATGAACTTGCATCACCAGAGCCAGTTGAAGATTGTTGAAGATTTGAAATCCCTAGATCTTGCTGGAAATCCGAGGGAAGCTGGTGGGTATATCAGGGAAACAAGCAGACATCACCATGAGCGTACTATCCAGCTTTGGAATGTAGTTCAAGAATGGCATTTGCAATTTGACAAGCTCGTGACTAATCAGAAACAATACATTCAAGCCCTTAACAGCTGGTTgaaattaaatcttattcccatCGAGAGCAACTTAAAGGAAAAAGTTTCTTCGCCACCAAGAACTCAGAATCCTCCTATTCAACCCCTTCTCATTTCTTGGCATGACCTTCTCGAGAAACTTCCAGATGAGATTGCAAAAACTGCAATTGCCTCATTTTCAGCTGTGATAAAAGCCATAATTGTTCATCAGGAAGACGAAATGAAATTGAAGGAGAAATGTGAGGAGACAAGAAAAGAGTACTTGCGCAAGAACCAGGCATTTGAGGACTGGTACCAGAAGTACATGCAACGCAGAACCCCGCCTGATGATTTTGATCCTGATAAGGGCGTCGAGACAGATCCTAAAGACCCTATTGTTGAGAGACAATTCCAAGTGGAGAGCTTGAAGAAGAAATTGGACGAGGAAGTGGAAGCTCACCAAAAACATTGTATTCAGGTGAGAGATAAGTCACTGGGGAGTCTTAAAATCAGGCTGCCTGAGCTTTTCCGAGCAATGTCAGACTATACTTATTCTTGCATGCAAGGTTATGAAAACCTAAGGTCGACGATTGCACAGTCAACAAGGCCAAATGGAAGCTCCCAGTGA